Proteins encoded in a region of the Salvia miltiorrhiza cultivar Shanhuang (shh) unplaced genomic scaffold, IMPLAD_Smil_shh original_scaffold_180_2, whole genome shotgun sequence genome:
- the LOC131003213 gene encoding UDP-glycosyltransferase 73E1-like, which produces MASESQPPNFVLLPLMSPGHIIPMIHLAKLVAKRGVHVSIVVTHLDASRFSSRIAASGHPIRLLKVRFPCDEAGLPPGCESADLLPSFTLLPNFFTAINLLEKPVEAMLQRLSPPPTCILSDKYIIWTVQTCDALKIPRLVFDGMSCFTQLVTHHLYTSKIYQTPDPTQLFSVPNFPDKIEFSRSQLPGLFNPGTTDVKGYRERVREAEVLAYGMVVNTFHELEHRYVDEFRKLGRGRIWCIGPLSLSLSLCNEEDHDDAVSDHDCLKWLDDKKPGSVVYACLGSLSRISAAQFAELALGLEESGREFLLVVKVNPEVERWIGGDGIEERVKGRGFLLRGWAPQVAILGHPAVGAFLTHCGWNSTLEGISAGVPMVTWPIFAEQFLNEKLVVEVHETGVSVGARRVVHLGEEEKAEDMVRRERIRKAVERVMDEREEGSERRKRARELGERARRSVKEGGSSYQNITTLIQDIADFINKN; this is translated from the coding sequence ATGGCTTCTGAATCCCAGCCTCCAAACTTCGTGTTGCTCCCATTAATGTCGCCGGGTCACATTATTCCCATGATTCACTTGGCCAAACTTGTAGCCAAACGCGGCGTCCACGTCTCCATCGTCGTCACCCACCTCGACGCCTCGCGCTTCAGCTCAAGGATCGCCGCCTCCGGCCACCCGATCCGCCTCCTCAAAGTCCGGTTCCCCTGCGACGAGGCCGGCCTCCCGCCCGGCTGCGAGAGCGCCGACCTCCTCCCGTCCTTCACCCTTCTCCCCAACTTCTTCACCGCCATCAACCTGCTGGAGAAACCCGTCGAAGCCATGCTGCAACGCCTCTCGCCTCCTCCCACCTGCATCCTCTCCGACAAGTACATCATTTGGACCGTCCAAACGTGCGACGCTTTGAAGATTCCGAGGTTAGTCTTCGACGGCATGAGCTGCTTCACTCAACTAGTCACTCACCATCTCTACACCTCCAAGATATACCAAACACCCGATCCCACGCAGCTTTTCTCGGTCCCCAATTTCCCGGATAAGATCGAGTTCAGCCGATCCCAGCTGCCCGGATTGTTCAATCCCGGCACTACCGACGTCAAGGGCTACCGCGAGCGCGTGAGGGAGGCGGAGGTCCTAGCTTACGGCATGGTCGTCAACACCTTCCACGAACTCGAGCATCGCTACGTCGATGAGTTCCGCAAGCTCGGAAGAGGAAGGATTTGGTGCATCGGGCCGTTATCGTTGTCGTTATCCCTCTGCAACGAAGAGGATCACGACGATGCCGTGTCCGATCACGACTGCTTGAAATGGCTGGATGATAAGAAGCCCGGGAGCGTCGTCTACGCCTGCCTAGGCAGCCTGAGCCGCATCTCCGCCGCACAGTTCGCGGAGCTCGCGCTAGGGTTGGAGGAATCGGGGCGTGAGTTTTTACTGGTTGTGAAAGTGAATCCGGAGGTGGAGAGATGGATCGGCGGCGACGGCATCGAGGAGAGGGTTAAGGGGAGAGGGTTTTTGCTGCGGGGGTGGGCGCCCCAGGTGGCCATCCTGGGGCACCCTGCGGTGGGGGCGTTCTTGACGCACTGTGGATGGAACTCGACTCTCGAGGGGATCTCGGCGGGGGTGCCGATGGTGACGTGGCCGATCTTCGCGGAGCAGTTCTTGAATGAGAAACTGGTGGTGGAGGTGCACGAGACGGGCGTGAGCGTTGGGGCGAGAAGGGTGGTGCATTTGGGGGAGGAGGAGAAGGCTGAGGATATGGTGAGGAGGGAGAGGATTAGAAAGGCTGTTGAGAGGGtgatggatgagagagaggagggaagtGAGAGAAGGAAGAGGGCGCGGGAGCTGGGAGAAAGGGCTAGGAGGTCGGTCAAGGAAGGAGGATCTTCTTATCAAAATATTACAACCCTAATTCAGGATATTGCGGATTTCATCAACAAGAATTAA
- the LOC131003229 gene encoding UDP-glycosyltransferase 73C3-like — protein sequence MCITSYHTLSTALFCRILCIKHPWVSPQYLLWTSPKTQKHLCQPHYFQSYTNIILHHTTIPLQPVSSSSMAPKTDHLHFLLIPLMSQSHIIPLTDFGKLLAQRGVVVSIITTPRNFIRYRAAIGHAACTGLQIQMIPLEFPGEEAGLPQGCENMDSLTSMDLATEFFTACELLEAPLLKLMAELRPRPSCVISTNALPWTQRVADGFNIPRYIFETISCFTLLCSHVLSLDRTQEMIAAAASDPRPFLVPEIPHRIEFTKAQLPQAKTKSPDGGIETIIEQIKRARSSARGTVVNSFEEIESGYVEGYAKVARTLWCIGPVSACNKKPAEMLDRGNKASIDERHCMSWLDSKEAGTVIYACFGSLCRISAAQIKEIGLGLEASGSPFVWIIRDASLTAQVLEWLNDLEEGVGERGLIIRGWAPQVLILSHPSVGGFLTHCGWNSTLEGVSAGVPMITWPMFAEQFYNEKFVVQVLRIGVRVGVEVGSGKLEDDKRAFVKWERVKEAVEKLMGGDEEGRERRRRAREMAGRAREALEEGGSSYKNITLLIQDVERQVTELRDGIINYLMEETVPDC from the coding sequence ATGTGCATCACTAGTTATCATACTTTATCAACTGCACTTTTCTGCCGAATTCTGTGCATAAAGCATCCTTGGGTATCTCCGCAATATCTCCTTTGGACATcaccaaaaacacaaaaacaCTTGTGCCAACCACATTATTTCCAATCATATACTAATATAATACTCCACCACACCACAATTCCACTACAGCCCGTCTCGAGCTCATCAATGGCTCCCAAAACCGATCATCTCCACTTCCTCCTCATCCCGCTGATGTCGCAGAGCCACATCATCCCCTTGACCGACTTCGGGAAGCTGCTCGCGCAGCGCGGGGTCGTCGTCTCCATCATCACCACGCCGCGCAACTTCATCAGATACAGAGCGGCGATCGGCCACGCCGCCTGCACCGGCCTCCAAATCCAAATGATCCCCTTGGAATTCCCCGGCGAGGAGGCCGGTCTCCCCCAAGGCTGCGAGAACATGGACTCCCTAACCTCCATGGACCTCGCCACCGAATTCTTCACGGCGTGCGAGTTGCTCGAGGCTCCGCTGTTGAAGCTGATGGCCGAGCTGCGTCCGAGGCCGAGCTGCGTCATCTCCACCAACGCCCTGCCCTGGACGCAGCGAGTCGCCGACGGATTCAACATTCCGAGGTACATCTTCGAAACCATATCGTGTTTCACTCTCCTCTGCTCCCACGTCCTGTCCCTGGATCGGACTCAGGAGATGATCGCCGCGGCCGCCTCCGACCCGCGGCCGTTTCTGGTGCCGGAGATACCCCACAGGATCGAGTTCACCAAGGCACAACTGCCGCAGGCGAAGACCAAATCCCCCGACGGCGGCATTGAGACGATCATAGAGCAAATCAAACGAGCTCGAAGCTCCGCGAGAGGTACCGTGGTGAATAGCTTCGAGGAGATCGAGTCCGGATACGTTGAGGGTTACGCGAAGGTAGCACGAACGCTCTGGTGCATCGGCCCGGTTTCCGCGTGCAACAAGAAACCTGCCGAGATGCTCGATCGAGGCAACAAGGCCTCCATCGATGAGCGCCACTGCATGTCGTGGCTCGATTCGAAGGAGGCCGGGACGGTGATCTACGCGTGCTTCGGCAGCCTGTGCCGAATCTCGGCGGCACAGATCAAGGAGATCGGGTTAGGGCTGGAGGCGTCGGGTTCCCCCTTCGTTTGGATCATAAGAGATGCTTCTCTGACCGCGCAGGTCTTGGAGTGGTTGAATGATCTCGAGGAGGGAGTTGGAGAGAGGGGACTAATCATCCGCGGGTGGGCCCCGCAGGTGCTGATACTGTCGCACCCGTCGGTGGGAGGGTTTCTGACGCACTGTGGGTGGAACTCGACTCTGGAGGGGGTGAGCGCGGGCGTGCCCATGATCACGTGGCCCATGTTCGCGGAGCAGTTCTACAACGAGAAGTTCGTCGTGCAGGTGCTGAGGATCGGGGTGAGGGTCGGAGTGGAGGTAGGGTCGGGTAAGCTGGAGGATGACAAGAGGGCGTTTGTGAAGTGGGAGCGGGTGAAGGAGGCCGTTGAAAAGTTGATGGGCGGAGACGAGGAAGGAAGAGAGAGGCGGaggagagcgagagagatggcGGGAAGGGCGAGAGAGGCGTTGGAAGAAGGAGGGTCTTCTTATAAGAATATCACGTTGTTGATTCAAGATGTGGAGCGGCAAGTGACGGAATTGCGAGATGGGATCATTAATTATTTGATGGAGGAGACTGTACCTGATTgttga
- the LOC131003230 gene encoding UDP-glycosyltransferase 73C6-like isoform X2, whose amino-acid sequence MAQLHVLMIPLMSQSHIIPLSDFAKSLARRGALVSIVTTPLNAQRYKPILDTSAAQNLRIQMIPLHFPCREAGLPDGCENLDTLNSLHLARQFFHACKLLQAPLRALIHQLRPAPNCIISTSAISWTQDLADAFRIPRYVFETVSCFTLHCSKKISNVTDKDGVFLVPQIPHRIEFSRNQLPQISTQDSDPYVDRVPALGRGTLVNSFEELEPWYLAACREERGNVWAVGPVSLSNREVSERFKRGNEASIDPHYCLTWLESMKRHSVVYACFGSLCSLSLEQIIEIGLGLEESGFPFIWIIRKQEKNSGEVEEWLAAEGFVERVRGRGLVVRGWAPQVMILSHPSVGGFLTHCGWNSTLEGVSAGVPMITWPMFAEQFYNEKMVVDSCMEKQGVVGRERVRCAVEELMMDEREDRRERAEALARSARDAYEEGGSSSLNVTLFIQDVVRANAELMVNV is encoded by the exons ATGGCGCAGCTCCATGTCCTGATGATCCCCCTGATGTCACAGAGCCACATAATCCCCCTGAGCGACTTCGCGAAATCCCTGGCCCGCCGCGGCGCCCTGGTGTCCATCGTGACCACCCCCCTCAACGCCCAGCGCTACAAACCCATCCTCGACACCTCCGCCGCCCAGAATCTCCGCATCCAGATGATCCCCCTCCACTTCCCCTGCCGCGAGGCCGGCCTCCCCGACGGCTGCGAGAATCTCGACACCCTCAACTCCCTCCACCTCGCCCGCCAATTCTTCCACGCCTGCAAACTCCTCCAAGCCCCCCTCCGCGCCCTCATCCACCAGCTCCGCCCCGCCCCCAACTGCATCATCTCCACCAGCGCCATTTCCTGGACCCAGGACCTCGCCGACGCCTTCCGAATCCCGCGCTACGTCTTCGAAACCGTCTCCTGCTTCACCCTCCACTGCTCCAAAAAAATCTCTAATGTCACAGACAAAGACGGTGTATTTCTAGTGCCACAAATTCCTCACCGGATCGAATTTTCCAGAAACCAGTTACCTCAAATCTCGACCCAGGATTCGGATCCGTACGTTGACCGTGTCCCGGCTCTAGGCCGGGGCACGCTGGTGAACAGCTTCGAGGAGCTGGAGCCGTGGTACCTGGCGGCATGCAGGGAGGAGAGAGGAAACGTGTGGGCCGTGGGCCCCGTTTCTCTCTCCAACCGGGAGGTTTCAGAGCGGTTTAAGAGAGGGAACGAGGCTTCAATCGATCCCCATTACTGCCTGACGTGGCTGGAGTCCATGAAAAGGCATTCCGTGGTGTACGCCTGTTTTGGGAGCCTGTGCTCTTTATCTCTGGAGCAGATAATCGAGATAGGTTTAGGGTTGGAGGAATCTGGCTTTCCTTTCATTTGGATTATCAGGAAACAGGAGAAGAACTCCGGCGAGGTGGAGGAGTGGCTGGCGGCGGAGGGGTTCGTGGAGAGGGTCCGAGGAAGGGGGCTGGTGGTGCGGGGATGGGCCCCGCAGGTGATGATACTGTCGCACCCGTCGGTGGGAGGGTTTCTGACGCACTGTGGGTGGAACTCGACTCTGGAGGGGGTGAGCGCCGGCGTGCCCATGATCACGTGGCCCATGTTTGCGGAGCAGTTTTACAATGAGAAGATGGTGGTGGAT AGCTGCATGGAGAAGCAGGGTGTGGTGGGGCGGGAGCGAGTGAGATGTGCTGTCGAAGAATTGAtgatggatgagagagaggataggagagagagagctgaGGCGCTTGCGAGGTCGGCCAGGGATGCATATGAAGAAGGGGGTTCGTCTTCCTTAAATGTCACCTTGTTTATTCAAGACGTTGTCAGGGCAAATGCAGAATTAATGGTCAATGTATGA
- the LOC131003230 gene encoding UDP-glycosyltransferase 73C6-like isoform X1, which yields MAQLHVLMIPLMSQSHIIPLSDFAKSLARRGALVSIVTTPLNAQRYKPILDTSAAQNLRIQMIPLHFPCREAGLPDGCENLDTLNSLHLARQFFHACKLLQAPLRALIHQLRPAPNCIISTSAISWTQDLADAFRIPRYVFETVSCFTLHCSKKISNVTDKDGVFLVPQIPHRIEFSRNQLPQISTQDSDPYVDRVPALGRGTLVNSFEELEPWYLAACREERGNVWAVGPVSLSNREVSERFKRGNEASIDPHYCLTWLESMKRHSVVYACFGSLCSLSLEQIIEIGLGLEESGFPFIWIIRKQEKNSGEVEEWLAAEGFVERVRGRGLVVRGWAPQVMILSHPSVGGFLTHCGWNSTLEGVSAGVPMITWPMFAEQFYNEKMVVDVLGIGVRVGVESCMEKQGVVGRERVRCAVEELMMDEREDRRERAEALARSARDAYEEGGSSSLNVTLFIQDVVRANAELMVNV from the coding sequence ATGGCGCAGCTCCATGTCCTGATGATCCCCCTGATGTCACAGAGCCACATAATCCCCCTGAGCGACTTCGCGAAATCCCTGGCCCGCCGCGGCGCCCTGGTGTCCATCGTGACCACCCCCCTCAACGCCCAGCGCTACAAACCCATCCTCGACACCTCCGCCGCCCAGAATCTCCGCATCCAGATGATCCCCCTCCACTTCCCCTGCCGCGAGGCCGGCCTCCCCGACGGCTGCGAGAATCTCGACACCCTCAACTCCCTCCACCTCGCCCGCCAATTCTTCCACGCCTGCAAACTCCTCCAAGCCCCCCTCCGCGCCCTCATCCACCAGCTCCGCCCCGCCCCCAACTGCATCATCTCCACCAGCGCCATTTCCTGGACCCAGGACCTCGCCGACGCCTTCCGAATCCCGCGCTACGTCTTCGAAACCGTCTCCTGCTTCACCCTCCACTGCTCCAAAAAAATCTCTAATGTCACAGACAAAGACGGTGTATTTCTAGTGCCACAAATTCCTCACCGGATCGAATTTTCCAGAAACCAGTTACCTCAAATCTCGACCCAGGATTCGGATCCGTACGTTGACCGTGTCCCGGCTCTAGGCCGGGGCACGCTGGTGAACAGCTTCGAGGAGCTGGAGCCGTGGTACCTGGCGGCATGCAGGGAGGAGAGAGGAAACGTGTGGGCCGTGGGCCCCGTTTCTCTCTCCAACCGGGAGGTTTCAGAGCGGTTTAAGAGAGGGAACGAGGCTTCAATCGATCCCCATTACTGCCTGACGTGGCTGGAGTCCATGAAAAGGCATTCCGTGGTGTACGCCTGTTTTGGGAGCCTGTGCTCTTTATCTCTGGAGCAGATAATCGAGATAGGTTTAGGGTTGGAGGAATCTGGCTTTCCTTTCATTTGGATTATCAGGAAACAGGAGAAGAACTCCGGCGAGGTGGAGGAGTGGCTGGCGGCGGAGGGGTTCGTGGAGAGGGTCCGAGGAAGGGGGCTGGTGGTGCGGGGATGGGCCCCGCAGGTGATGATACTGTCGCACCCGTCGGTGGGAGGGTTTCTGACGCACTGTGGGTGGAACTCGACTCTGGAGGGGGTGAGCGCCGGCGTGCCCATGATCACGTGGCCCATGTTTGCGGAGCAGTTTTACAATGAGAAGATGGTGGTGGATGTGTTGGGGATTGGGGTGAGGGTAGGGGTGGAGAGCTGCATGGAGAAGCAGGGTGTGGTGGGGCGGGAGCGAGTGAGATGTGCTGTCGAAGAATTGAtgatggatgagagagaggataggagagagagagctgaGGCGCTTGCGAGGTCGGCCAGGGATGCATATGAAGAAGGGGGTTCGTCTTCCTTAAATGTCACCTTGTTTATTCAAGACGTTGTCAGGGCAAATGCAGAATTAATGGTCAATGTATGA